cttgcgaaagaaaaaaatattgcttatgAAAAGAATCATTTTCGTCGTTCTTGATGAAAAAAACGATTTTCTCTCCAGatgtaaatatgaataaaaaaaccatTAGATCAaagttatttgtttaaaataaagttgtgAATATTCCTTGGATAAGGAACAATAATAGACATTCTATATCGCCGGCTGGCGAAAAATTAATCGCCATTGCTAATAGTTATGCGCAATACATTGCACTGTTTCAGAGCACGCCGTGCAAGCACCCAGTAATAGTGCTCCAGGATGTGGCGTTCAGCGACTTGCATGCCTTAGTGGAGTTTATTTATCACGGCGAGGTGAACGTGCACCAGCGTTCTCTTAGTAGTTTTCTAAAGACCGCAGAGGTCCTCAGGGTATCGGGCCTCACGCAACAGGCCGAACAAACCGACAGAGACGAGGTACGTTCGGGGCGCAATTACGCGGATTGAAAGCGATGTAATTCCGGTGTATTCGGGGGGGCTCTCGGTGCTGCAGGCACGTGAAAACGATGATTTCTGCATTTACGTGCGACAATGGAGGCGCAACAGCTGGCGTAAGGTTTCATCTTTTCGTGCCTACAGCGATCGAAATTGAACACACCGCAATTGTACGATTTCGATCCTTGGTAAAACCGCGTGTAAGCGTGAATTTCGTGTATATACGTGggcagaaaaaattttatacccAAAGTTACGGCATgagagaattataaaaatttgtactaCGTTTTTCGCATAATTGAACTGCAGTATTTAAACTTGAAATTCCTCTTATAGTCCGCTGCTGtatcatagtaatttttgacataaaattttctcatcgTACACAACTGTATTcgtgcgctcgcgcgcgcggcgcgtcACATACAGATACATACTCGCCTATATAACGTTTGCGATCCGCGCGTATCTCTCTCGAAAGCTCTCTCGGTATCTTGTAATATTATCACCAATAGACATTACTTTGGCTTTTGTGTTATCTCGATGCAGAAAGCGTCTATCTTGATTCGAATTCGTAATTGTCATAGGTCAAGCAAACAAAGATAAAGAGATGCGGTCGATACCGAAAATCGTATTCACATTGTAATGTATAGTATCGAATATCGATACGTATCGCGGTCATTGCGCAACTCTTCAATTTACTCCAACTATTATTTCGGCGGAGACGATTTATCGATCAATTAAACAGCAAATCCGGGTGGCATATCGCGTTCTCAATAATTACGGCCGTCTCATTCAcgtgtgtgtacgtgtgcGTCTGTGTGCACATCGTAGAATTAATTCTACCGTTCCCGTCCCCGTTTTTCGTTTCCAGCTGTCCCATGTCCGTGCATTGGCGTCCGGCGGTAACCACCTGCCGTTCCACGAGAAGTTGGAGGAGACTTTTCCTCGCGGCGGATCACCGCCTACACCTGTGACCCCGACGCCTACAACGGTACAGCAGCTACTGCGCCGAGCCCAGATACGTCGCAACGAAAGACGCACCCCGGACCCGCACGATGAATCGGCGAAGAGACCGCGAGTGCCGTCGCCGCCGCTCAACAACAACGACGCCACGCCCACGGACTTCTCAATGGTCAAGAACAATCACCTGTCGACGAAGGTGGAGGGCAATGGGGTGCACGACGAGAACAGCCTCGTCGAGGACAATATAAAGTGCGAGCCGCTGGAGCTGACCggcggcaacggcggcggcgggggtGGCGGTAACGCAGGGAATAACGAGGACTCGTCGGATTCCGGCGCCGCGGCGTCGGACCGGCCGCCCGCGTCCGCGAGCAGCAACGAGCACGAGCCCGAGCCGGAGCACACGTCCGCGCAGAACTTCCTACCGGAAAGCAAGCTCTTCACATCGACGCCCGGCAGCTTCAACTTCAGCATGGCGGCACTCACCACCGATCACACGCCGCTGTCAGGTACGTGGAGAGCGCGGATTCCGCGTGGGCCTGTACGCACAGACCAATTTCGGCAGCTCGGCTTCCGGCTGCTCTCACGTTCTTGACTCTCAAGTGCGccagaattttaatatcatttttcaacCCCTTTTCCGCAGTTTCAAGTGAACTGTGGAATGAAACTAGATGTTTTT
This genomic window from Linepithema humile isolate Giens D197 chromosome 5, Lhum_UNIL_v1.0, whole genome shotgun sequence contains:
- the br gene encoding broad-complex core protein isoforms 1/2/3/4/5 isoform X3 codes for the protein MVDTQHFCLRWNNYQSSITSAFENLRDDEDFVDVTLACDGKSLKAHRVVLSACSPYFRELLKSTPCKHPVIVLQDVAFSDLHALVEFIYHGEVNVHQRSLSSFLKTAEVLRVSGLTQQAEQTDRDELSHVRALASGGNHLPFHEKLEETFPRGGSPPTPVTPTPTTVQQLLRRAQIRRNERRTPDPHDESAKRPRVPSPPLNNNDATPTDFSMVKNNHLSTKVEGNGVHDENSLVEDNIKCEPLELTGGNGGGGGGGNAGNNEDSSDSGAAASDRPPASASSNEHEPEPEHTSAQNFLPESKLFTSTPGSFNFSMAALTTDHTPLSVKFPGLGHGLQTPDLAGTSQGLLAGSGVSDEFRCEPCNKNLTSLTRLKRHIQNVHTRPSKEPICNICKRVYSSLNSLRNHKSIYHRQHNKSEQQKKEVAQIREWQRDQREHTERNYPAQQQQQQQQQQHQAQQHPRMG
- the br gene encoding broad-complex core protein isoforms 1/2/3/4/5 isoform X5; translation: MVDTQHFCLRWNNYQSSITSAFENLRDDEDFVDVTLACDGKSLKAHRVVLSACSPYFRELLKSTPCKHPVIVLQDVAFSDLHALVEFIYHGEVNVHQRSLSSFLKTAEVLRVSGLTQQAEQTDRDELSHVRALASGGNHLPFHEKLEETFPRGGSPPTPVTPTPTTVQQLLRRAQIRRNERRTPDPHDESAKRPRVPSPPLNNNDATPTDFSMVKNNHLSTKVEGNGVHDENSLVEDNIKCEPLELTGGNGGGGGGGNAGNNEDSSDSGAAASDRPPASASSNEHEPEPEHTSAQNFLPESKLFTSTPGSFNFSMAALTTDHTPLSVKFPGLGHGLQTPDLAGTSQGPPSAILAMRLSHPLHGSLLPPGICYTCDVCGKTLSTKLTLKRHKEQQHFQPLNSAVCALCHKVFRTLNSLNNHKSIYHRRQK
- the br gene encoding broad-complex core protein isoforms 1/2/3/4/5 isoform X4, with translation MVDTQHFCLRWNNYQSSITSAFENLRDDEDFVDVTLACDGKSLKAHRVVLSACSPYFRELLKSTPCKHPVIVLQDVAFSDLHALVEFIYHGEVNVHQRSLSSFLKTAEVLRVSGLTQQAEQTDRDELSHVRALASGGNHLPFHEKLEETFPRGGSPPTPVTPTPTTVQQLLRRAQIRRNERRTPDPHDESAKRPRVPSPPLNNNDATPTDFSMVKNNHLSTKVEGNGVHDENSLVEDNIKCEPLELTGGNGGGGGGGNAGNNEDSSDSGAAASDRPPASASSNEHEPEPEHTSAQNFLPESKLFTSTPGSFNFSMAALTTDHTPLSGLGHGLQTPDLAGTSQGLLAGSGVSDEFRCEPCNKNLTSLTRLKRHIQNVHTRPSKEPICNICKRVYSSLNSLRNHKSIYHRQHNKSEQQKKEVAQIREWQRDQREHTERNYPAQQQQQQQQQQHQAQQHPRMG
- the br gene encoding broad-complex core protein isoforms 1/2/3/4/5 isoform X6, with amino-acid sequence MVDTQHFCLRWNNYQSSITSAFENLRDDEDFVDVTLACDGKSLKAHRVVLSACSPYFRELLKSTPCKHPVIVLQDVAFSDLHALVEFIYHGEVNVHQRSLSSFLKTAEVLRVSGLTQQAEQTDRDELSHVRALASGGNHLPFHEKLEETFPRGGSPPTPVTPTPTTVQQLLRRAQIRRNERRTPDPHDESAKRPRVPSPPLNNNDATPTDFSMVKNNHLSTKVEGNGVHDENSLVEDNIKCEPLELTGGNGGGGGGGNAGNNEDSSDSGAAASDRPPASASSNEHEPEPEHTSAQNFLPESKLFTSTPGSFNFSMAALTTDHTPLSGLGHGLQTPDLAGTSQGPPSAILAMRLSHPLHGSLLPPGICYTCDVCGKTLSTKLTLKRHKEQQHFQPLNSAVCALCHKVFRTLNSLNNHKSIYHRRQK